The following proteins are encoded in a genomic region of Desulfonatronum thiodismutans:
- a CDS encoding glycosyltransferase family 2 protein gives MPTPPAPPISVTILTKDAQRLLVECLRAVSGFPDVVVLDNGSTDTSLDIAATFANVRVFQEPFTGFGPLHNRASELAAHDWILSIDSDEIVTPELFAEIASQELDPDCVYSFPMENYFNGKRITTCGWHPDRHVRLYHRGRTRFTDAAVHEGVITAGLREIRLNHPVRHYSYACVADFLTKMQRYTDQFAAQHVGKKSSGPLKAVLHGGFAFIKSYLLQRGFLQGYEGLLISAYNGHTAFYKYLKLYEANQRARRPDVP, from the coding sequence ATGCCCACTCCCCCCGCCCCGCCCATCAGCGTCACCATTCTAACCAAGGACGCCCAACGCCTGCTCGTCGAATGCCTGCGGGCCGTCTCCGGTTTTCCGGACGTGGTCGTGCTGGACAACGGCTCCACCGACACCTCCCTGGACATCGCCGCGACCTTCGCCAACGTCCGCGTTTTCCAAGAGCCCTTCACCGGCTTCGGCCCCCTGCACAACCGGGCCTCGGAGTTGGCCGCCCACGACTGGATCCTGTCCATCGACAGTGACGAGATCGTCACCCCGGAACTCTTCGCCGAGATCGCCTCCCAAGAACTGGACCCGGACTGCGTCTACTCCTTCCCCATGGAGAACTACTTCAACGGTAAGCGCATCACCACCTGCGGTTGGCACCCGGACCGGCACGTCCGCCTGTACCATCGCGGGCGAACCCGGTTCACGGACGCGGCGGTGCATGAAGGCGTGATCACCGCCGGCTTGCGCGAAATCCGCCTCAATCATCCGGTCCGGCACTACTCTTACGCCTGCGTCGCCGACTTCCTGACCAAGATGCAGCGCTACACCGATCAATTCGCGGCCCAGCACGTTGGGAAAAAATCTTCCGGCCCGCTGAAGGCCGTGCTGCACGGCGGCTTCGCCTTTATCAAGTCCTACCTGCTCCAGCGCGGGTTTCTCCAGGGCTACGAGGGCCTGCTCATCTCGGCCTACAACGGCCACACCGCGTTCTACAAATATCTCAAGCTGTACGAGGCCAATCAGCGTGCTCGCCGTCCTGATGTACCATGA
- a CDS encoding SPL family radical SAM protein yields MQHPASPVTLPAHLRDLKGVLVDQSVLDTPMTKRVLGRLAHLPVEVRGHDEGAAGSLQIGRRGASAGRDGGEAEAGQGVVYLKHYKGRFLRSCPGTRHYHCCGYRIVHIGENCPLSCSYCILQAYFQDRVLKVWANQADLFAELESAFRERSDRRWRLGTGEFTDSLTLEPLTGYSRDLVEFLGAYPQACLELKSKVVDLSWMDRVIRPDRVLPAWSMNAPEIQASEEGGSASLEERLRAARTCAQAGFRVCLHFDPVIPFPGWEHGYTQTVEMIADHLRPEDVAYISLGSLRFMPELKQRIEENHPQARYIYAEFITGLDGKQRLLRPPRVRQLRHVVEALRRAGFQDLYLCMESDEVWSAVFGYTPKELGGLGRYLMQRAFGE; encoded by the coding sequence ATGCAACATCCCGCTTCTCCCGTTACCCTGCCGGCGCACCTTCGCGACCTGAAGGGCGTTCTTGTGGATCAATCCGTTCTGGATACGCCCATGACCAAGCGGGTGTTGGGGCGGCTGGCACATCTGCCCGTGGAGGTTCGCGGCCATGATGAAGGGGCGGCGGGTTCGCTCCAGATCGGGCGGCGCGGGGCAAGTGCCGGGCGAGACGGGGGCGAGGCCGAGGCGGGACAGGGCGTGGTGTATCTGAAGCACTACAAAGGCCGGTTTTTGCGTTCCTGCCCAGGGACACGGCACTATCACTGCTGCGGGTACCGGATCGTGCATATCGGCGAGAACTGCCCCTTGTCCTGTTCCTACTGCATCCTTCAGGCCTACTTTCAGGACCGGGTGCTCAAGGTCTGGGCCAATCAGGCGGATTTGTTCGCCGAGCTGGAGTCGGCCTTCAGGGAGCGATCCGATCGGCGTTGGAGACTGGGCACGGGGGAATTCACCGATTCCCTGACCCTGGAGCCGTTGACCGGCTACAGTCGCGATTTGGTCGAGTTCCTTGGCGCGTATCCACAAGCCTGCCTGGAACTGAAATCCAAGGTCGTGGATCTGAGCTGGATGGACCGGGTGATCAGGCCGGACCGGGTCCTGCCGGCCTGGTCCATGAACGCGCCGGAGATCCAGGCCAGCGAAGAGGGCGGCAGCGCGTCGTTGGAAGAGCGCTTGCGCGCCGCTCGGACCTGCGCCCAGGCCGGCTTCCGCGTCTGCCTGCACTTCGACCCGGTGATCCCGTTTCCCGGTTGGGAGCACGGCTACACGCAAACCGTGGAGATGATCGCGGACCATCTCCGGCCCGAGGACGTGGCCTATATCAGCCTGGGATCGCTGCGCTTCATGCCGGAACTCAAGCAGCGCATCGAGGAAAACCATCCCCAGGCCCGCTACATCTACGCCGAATTCATCACCGGTCTGGACGGCAAGCAACGCCTGCTCCGTCCCCCGCGGGTCCGCCAACTGCGCCACGTGGTCGAAGCGCTGCGCCGGGCCGGGTTCCAGGACCTGTACCTGTGCATGGAGTCTGACGAGGTCTGGAGCGCGGTGTTCGGGTACACACCAAAGGAATTGGGCGGGCTGGGTCGGTATTTGATGCAACGGGCGTTTGGGGAGTGA
- a CDS encoding rhomboid family intramembrane serine protease: protein MFPLRDNIPSRSPSYGMWLIIIANTLVFILQLTMTDRELLRFTHVFGMVPARVTDPGWAHWIGYSPNWTMTLVTHMFLHAGWLHYLLNMWMLWIFGDNVEDVMGTLRFVLFYLLCGMGAILAHLLFNLDSPVPVVGASGAIAGVMGAYLLLYPHARVVAFVPILFLPFFFEIPAVIFLGIWFLIQIVSGLFSLVFQGIGGGIAWWAHIGGFIMGMALVRIFQKRGACLHCTTLEQWFRDHSR from the coding sequence ATGTTCCCGCTTCGAGACAACATCCCCAGCCGAAGCCCATCCTACGGCATGTGGCTGATCATCATCGCCAACACCTTGGTTTTCATCCTCCAGTTGACCATGACCGACCGGGAGTTGCTCCGCTTCACCCACGTCTTCGGCATGGTTCCGGCACGGGTCACCGACCCGGGCTGGGCCCATTGGATCGGCTACTCCCCGAATTGGACCATGACCCTGGTCACGCACATGTTCCTGCACGCCGGATGGCTGCACTACCTGCTGAACATGTGGATGCTCTGGATTTTCGGGGACAACGTGGAAGACGTGATGGGCACTCTGCGATTCGTCCTGTTCTACCTGCTCTGCGGAATGGGGGCGATTCTGGCTCATCTGCTTTTCAACCTGGACTCCCCCGTTCCCGTTGTCGGCGCCTCCGGAGCCATCGCCGGAGTCATGGGCGCATACCTCCTGCTCTACCCCCACGCCAGGGTGGTGGCCTTTGTGCCCATCCTCTTTCTGCCCTTCTTTTTCGAAATCCCGGCGGTGATCTTCTTAGGCATCTGGTTCCTGATCCAGATCGTCTCCGGCCTTTTCTCCTTGGTATTCCAGGGCATCGGCGGCGGCATCGCCTGGTGGGCGCACATCGGCGGATTCATCATGGGCATGGCCCTGGTCCGAATATTCCAAAAACGCGGTGCCTGCCTCCACTGCACCACACTGGAACAGTGGTTTCGGGATCATAGCCGGTGA
- a CDS encoding dephospho-CoA kinase gives MSSPADPASQASPLTAVVPRDQGGARLDQFWMGHAEDLGVARSRIQSWIKIGLALINGVPCLRPGRRLAPGDRLELRAASQSSELKPENRELRVLYQDDDLVILNKPADLVVHPAAGLDQGTLVHRLLHHFPELAGKDAGGMDTSRPGIVHRLDKDTTGLLAIALNEPARLRLASAFAAREVEKVYLALVHGRPRAQGVVDAPIGRHPTSKTRMAVTEKGGKPAHSAYTVLWTAPEDRFSLVQVRIASGRTHQIRVHMRHVGHPLLGDPTYCPASFTGWQHEVPGMNALLRRPMLHAWKLGLPHPRTHQPLSFVLPPPKDMLRVILAGSRTTQRVGLTGMPGCGKSLFLAELAALGLPTWSADKAVAELYQPGRDGWELLRRNFGDRFIPDPEGPVDKRALLNSLRETPRLRRELEALIHPLARRHLEDFWQTHRKQRVAAAEVPLLLETGWPSDFDLIVGLACDPDRRRNWLLTDRGWDENLLADVESWQWPEAKKIQACHLVVANPGSRDQLAGRARDLTVVLRWLRRQAARRLLSRITALVAPERDASRDQE, from the coding sequence GTGTCCTCCCCCGCCGACCCCGCCTCACAGGCCTCGCCCCTGACCGCCGTGGTTCCCCGTGACCAGGGCGGTGCCAGGCTGGACCAGTTCTGGATGGGCCATGCCGAGGACCTGGGCGTGGCCCGCTCCCGCATCCAGTCCTGGATCAAGATCGGCTTGGCCCTGATCAACGGCGTCCCTTGCCTGCGTCCCGGACGCCGACTTGCTCCCGGGGACCGGCTGGAACTGCGGGCAGCTTCTCAGTCCTCCGAACTGAAGCCCGAGAATCGTGAATTGCGCGTTCTCTACCAGGACGACGACCTGGTCATCCTGAACAAGCCCGCCGATCTGGTGGTCCACCCCGCGGCGGGCCTGGACCAGGGCACTCTGGTCCATCGCTTGCTCCACCATTTTCCGGAACTCGCCGGGAAGGATGCCGGTGGTATGGATACATCTCGTCCCGGCATCGTGCATCGCCTGGACAAGGACACCACCGGCCTCCTGGCCATTGCCCTGAACGAACCGGCCCGGCTGCGTCTGGCCTCGGCCTTTGCGGCGCGGGAGGTGGAAAAGGTCTACCTGGCCCTGGTCCACGGCCGCCCTCGTGCCCAAGGCGTCGTGGACGCCCCCATCGGCCGGCACCCGACCTCCAAGACCCGCATGGCCGTGACCGAAAAGGGCGGCAAACCGGCGCACAGCGCGTACACGGTGCTCTGGACCGCGCCCGAGGACCGCTTCAGCCTGGTCCAGGTGCGCATAGCCAGCGGTCGGACGCACCAGATCCGGGTGCACATGCGCCATGTGGGCCACCCGCTGCTCGGCGACCCGACCTACTGCCCGGCGTCGTTCACGGGCTGGCAGCACGAGGTTCCCGGTATGAACGCCCTGCTCCGTCGCCCCATGCTCCACGCCTGGAAACTCGGCCTGCCCCATCCGCGCACCCACCAGCCTCTATCCTTCGTGCTTCCGCCGCCCAAGGACATGCTCCGGGTGATCCTGGCCGGCTCCCGAACCACCCAGCGCGTCGGCCTGACAGGTATGCCTGGATGCGGTAAAAGCCTGTTCCTGGCCGAACTGGCGGCCCTGGGCCTGCCAACCTGGAGCGCGGACAAAGCCGTGGCGGAACTGTATCAGCCGGGGCGGGACGGTTGGGAACTCTTGCGGAGAAATTTCGGGGATCGCTTTATTCCGGACCCCGAGGGGCCGGTGGACAAACGCGCCTTGTTGAACTCCTTGCGGGAAACACCGCGCCTGCGCCGGGAACTGGAAGCCTTGATCCACCCCCTGGCTAGGCGCCATCTCGAAGACTTCTGGCAAACCCACCGCAAGCAAAGGGTCGCGGCTGCCGAGGTGCCCCTGCTGTTGGAAACCGGGTGGCCTTCGGATTTCGACCTGATCGTCGGTCTGGCCTGCGATCCGGATCGCCGCCGAAATTGGCTGCTGACCGATCGAGGATGGGACGAAAACCTGCTGGCCGACGTGGAATCCTGGCAGTGGCCGGAAGCGAAAAAAATCCAGGCCTGCCATCTCGTCGTGGCCAACCCGGGCTCGCGAGACCAACTCGCCGGGAGAGCACGCGATCTGACCGTCGTCCTGCGGTGGCTGCGCAGACAAGCCGCCCGCCGTCTTCTGTCCCGGATCACCGCCCTGGTAGCTCCGGAACGGGATGCTTCCCGCGATCAGGAATGA
- a CDS encoding SIMPL domain-containing protein, with product MSDSPLKLFVAALLVAVGLALGGYFIGKGFVEGRLGDRFVTVRGLAETEVKADLAIWPMRFVATGDDLTKVHAQLAADADKVVQFMVRHGLPREAVEVQSLEVTDLLAQAYRSGPVDSRFILTQVLVARTENVDLIASASQRVSELVDAGVVLSAEWGAGGPVYLFTGLNDVKPEMIAEATVNARLAAEQFAADSGSRLGGIRRANQGLFQILPRDNAPDMQEHKQINKTLRVVTTVEYYLDQ from the coding sequence ATTGGCATTGGGAGGCTATTTCATCGGAAAGGGATTCGTGGAAGGGAGGCTGGGTGATCGCTTCGTAACGGTCCGTGGGCTGGCTGAAACCGAGGTCAAGGCCGACTTGGCCATCTGGCCCATGCGCTTCGTGGCCACGGGCGACGACCTGACCAAGGTTCATGCCCAACTGGCCGCTGACGCCGATAAGGTCGTCCAGTTCATGGTCCGGCACGGCCTGCCCAGAGAGGCCGTGGAAGTGCAGTCCCTGGAGGTCACCGACCTGCTGGCCCAGGCCTATCGCTCCGGCCCGGTGGACTCCAGGTTCATCCTGACCCAGGTTCTCGTGGCCCGCACCGAAAACGTGGACCTCATCGCTTCGGCCAGCCAGAGGGTCAGCGAACTTGTGGACGCCGGGGTGGTGCTCAGCGCGGAATGGGGTGCCGGCGGTCCGGTCTATCTGTTCACCGGGCTCAACGACGTCAAGCCGGAGATGATCGCCGAAGCCACGGTGAACGCTCGCCTGGCCGCGGAGCAGTTCGCCGCGGACTCCGGCAGTCGGCTCGGCGGCATCCGCCGGGCCAACCAGGGCCTGTTCCAGATCCTGCCCCGGGACAATGCGCCGGACATGCAGGAACACAAGCAGATCAACAAGACCCTGCGCGTGGTGACCACGGTGGAATACTACCTGGACCAGTAG